In one window of Nitrospirota bacterium DNA:
- a CDS encoding SDR family oxidoreductase, which yields MNILIASATGYLGRRLKLRLLSEEGVSLRLLVPDTHLVSETTRPRVEIVEGDVDDLQAVRQAVKGVDLAYYPIRLFGAVWESDFDKAAVERFRDACVEAGVKRLVFVGLHAAEETSVQSLRNVLETGTILSARPEDIQVIWFRVGVLLGSGSVLFELLRNIVQKVPIIVYSPWMNARVNPVGVPDVVEYLVRAGELEAQGNLVIDIGSQELSFKEMLKVAAQEMGLKRLFIPLPCTAPRLSSFLLMLATPFSYEFSSSLIRALRSGAIRAATPERTAKHYFPQITPHPFDRALLRALHEIENDQVVSRWSDTLGHAFRTSPKEDISRAVYRDVRSMSFGDIPPEKIFQSVKSIGGRTGWFTFDFLWRIRGLLDKLVGGYGTAMGKRVVSDLRLGDMLDVWKVVDLKQNRRLLLEAHMKVAGKAWLEFAIEGNTLTQTAHHYPKGILGRMYWYCMMPFHAFIFKDMIRSIVKRARETD from the coding sequence ATGAACATTCTCATTGCAAGTGCCACCGGGTACCTTGGGCGAAGGCTCAAGCTCAGGTTATTGAGCGAAGAGGGCGTCAGCCTAAGGCTCCTGGTGCCTGACACGCATCTCGTCAGCGAGACCACGCGGCCAAGAGTTGAAATCGTCGAGGGTGACGTTGATGACCTTCAAGCGGTCAGACAGGCGGTAAAAGGAGTCGACCTTGCCTACTACCCTATTCGCTTGTTTGGCGCCGTGTGGGAATCAGACTTTGACAAGGCTGCCGTGGAACGGTTCAGAGATGCGTGCGTCGAGGCCGGAGTAAAGAGACTCGTCTTCGTGGGGCTTCACGCGGCTGAGGAAACATCGGTTCAATCCTTGAGAAACGTCCTCGAGACCGGCACCATTCTGAGCGCCCGTCCCGAGGACATTCAGGTCATCTGGTTCCGGGTGGGGGTTCTCCTAGGGTCGGGCAGCGTTTTGTTCGAGCTCCTGAGGAACATTGTTCAAAAGGTACCCATCATTGTTTATTCCCCCTGGATGAACGCCCGAGTCAACCCCGTCGGCGTCCCGGACGTCGTTGAGTATCTGGTCAGGGCCGGGGAGCTTGAAGCGCAGGGGAATCTGGTCATCGATATCGGCTCACAGGAGCTGAGCTTCAAGGAGATGCTCAAAGTTGCAGCACAAGAGATGGGCCTGAAAAGGCTATTCATTCCCCTTCCCTGCACCGCGCCCCGCCTGTCTTCCTTTCTTTTGATGCTCGCCACTCCATTTTCCTACGAATTCTCCTCCTCACTAATTCGGGCCCTCCGGTCAGGAGCAATAAGAGCCGCCACCCCGGAGAGGACAGCGAAGCATTATTTCCCGCAAATCACGCCGCATCCCTTTGACAGGGCACTCCTGAGGGCTCTGCATGAGATCGAGAACGACCAAGTCGTTAGCAGGTGGAGTGACACTCTCGGACACGCCTTCCGCACGAGCCCGAAAGAGGATATCTCGCGGGCGGTCTATCGAGACGTCAGGAGCATGAGTTTCGGGGACATTCCGCCGGAAAAGATATTCCAGTCGGTCAAATCAATTGGAGGCAGGACGGGATGGTTCACCTTCGATTTCCTCTGGCGGATTCGGGGATTGCTGGACAAGCTGGTCGGCGGTTACGGAACGGCCATGGGGAAGAGGGTCGTTTCAGACCTCCGGCTGGGAGACATGCTCGATGTCTGGAAAGTCGTCGACCTCAAGCAGAACAGAAGGCTTCTTCTGGAGGCCCACATGAAAGTCGCCGGAAAAGCATGGCTTGAGTTTGCAATAGAGGGAAACACCCTCACCCAGACCGCCCATCACTATCCCAAAGGGATTCTCGGCCGCATGTACTGGTATTGCATGATGCCCTTCCATGCCTTCATTTTCAAAGACATGATACGAAGCATAGTCAAGCGCGCCAGGGAAACAGATTAA